The following are from one region of the Camelus dromedarius isolate mCamDro1 chromosome 34, mCamDro1.pat, whole genome shotgun sequence genome:
- the SCN2B gene encoding sodium channel subunit beta-2, with protein MHKDAWLPRPAFSLTGLSLFFSLVPPGWSMEVTVPTILNVLNGSDARLPCTFNSCYTVNHKQFSLNWTYQECNNCSEEMFLQFRMKIINLKLERFRDRVEFSGNPSKYDVSVTLRNVQLEDEGTYNCYIMNPPDRHRGHGKIYLKVLMEEPPERDSTVAVIVGASVGGFLAVVILVLMVVKCVRRKKEQKLSTDDLKTEEEGKTDGEGNADDGTK; from the exons ATGCACAAAGATGCCTGGCTACCTCGCCCTGCCTTCAGTCTCACGGGGctcagtctctttttctctttgg TGCCACCAGGGTGGAGCATGGAAGTCACAGTACCTACCATCCTCAACGTCCTCAATGGCTCTGATGCCCGCCTGCCCTGCACCTTCAACTCCTGCTACACAGTGAACCACAAACAGTTCTCCCTGAACTGGACTTACCAGGAGTGTAATAACTGCTCTGAGGAGATG TTCCTCCAGTTTCGCATGAAGATCATTAACCTGAAGCTGGAGCGTTTCCGAGACCGCGTAGAGTTCTCAGGGAACCCCAGCAAGTATGACGTGTCAGTCACACTGAGAAACGTGCAGCTGGAGGATGAGGGCACCTACAACTGCTACATCATGAACCCGCCCGATCGCCACCGCGGCCACGGCAAGATCTATCTGAAGGTCCTCATGGAAG agCCCCCTGAGCGGGATTCCACGGTGGCGGTGATCGTGGGTGCCTCCGTCGGGGGCTTTCTGGCCGTGGTCATCTTGGTGCTGATGGTAGTAAAGTGtgtgaggaggaaaaaagagcaGAAACTGAGCACGGATGACCTGAAGACGGAGGAGGAGGGCAAGACGGATGGAGAGGGCAACGCGGACGATGGCACCAAGTaa